From a single Athene noctua chromosome 2, bAthNoc1.hap1.1, whole genome shotgun sequence genomic region:
- the NOM1 gene encoding LOW QUALITY PROTEIN: nucleolar MIF4G domain-containing protein 1 (The sequence of the model RefSeq protein was modified relative to this genomic sequence to represent the inferred CDS: inserted 1 base in 1 codon) — MAAARRKRKXRLFPKMAAPRRGVAEGKMKRRAAARARRGRKLDRLRQAVEEFVQAAGDQSPLPLLKDSERQNRRSRREARKEKRRLKRSRRRRLQRGELVEATATPAKPAPGRPAPGKPAPAVRPRAPASPAAAVGKQRPEPPRQQEAARPPGPAPTPRSAAAASALARKRALLEANEEEEKEIRRLERRLGLRKRRKKQEGDAVEKVPQSFLRDGLGYVLDALGSRAGLSRLCESSDEEEAAAAPGRQESQAGPKREVREEPQDASDPSEGDDVQGQWEGDSSSSSADDGGGPEDSDIPGEEEEEEEKEEEEESLNHSATKYVPPQVRKAQETLDDKKREELGRLKKMVNGLINRLSEPNLSSISGQMEELYMANSRKDMNETLTHTLMNACVTAVAMPARLMMEHVLLVSILHHNVGIEVGAYFLEAVVKKFDELCKSDAEGKECENLLALIAHLYNFHVVHSLLIFDILKKLVSTFTEKEIELILFLLKNVGFSLRKDDALALKELITEAQRKANAAEKKLQDQTRVRFMLETMLALRNNDMRKIPGYDPEPVEKLRKLQRALIHSSGSGKETQLRVSLESLLSADRVGRWWIVGSSWSGVPMIDDTNIKTQQKLRIGKVSSKIMELARKQRMNTDIRRSIFCVLMTSEDFLDAFEKLLRLGLKDQQEREIVHVILYCSLQEKTYNPFYAFLANKFCEYERRFQVTFQFSIWDKIRDLENLSATAISNLVSLLAHLLRTKSLPLSVLKVIEFGELDKPKVRFLRQVLSMLLIKTDAEELSDIFVRMSDNPKLGMLREGLKLFLTHFLLKNVQARRSAEEASLLKERVELATKALQAKEPKLKL, encoded by the exons ATGGCGGCCGCACGGCGGAAGAGGA GCCGGCTCTtccccaagatggcggcgcccaggCGCGGCGTGGCGGAGGGGAAGATGAAGCGGCGAGCGGCCGCCCGCGCTCGCCGCGGCAGGAAGCTGGACAGGCTGCGGCAAGCGGTGGAGGAGTTCGTGCAGGCAGCCGGTGACCAGTCGCCGCTGCCCCTGCTGAAAGACTCGGAGAGGCAGAACCGCAGGAGCCGCCGGGAGGCGAGGAAGGAGAAGCGCAGGCTCaagcggagccgccgccgccgtctcCAACGCGGAGAACTGGTGGAGGCCACCGCCACCCCGGCCAAGCCGGCTCCGGGCAGGCCGGCTCCAGGCAAGCCGGCTCCTGCTGTCCGCCCCAGAGCCCCGgcctcgcccgccgccgccgtcggAAAGCAGCGGCCGGAGCCGCCGCGGCAGCAAGAGGCAGCGCGGCCGCCGGGGCCAGCGCCGACACCCCGCTCGGCCGCCGCGGCAAGCGCCTTGGCGCGGAAACGGGCGCTGCTGGAGGCCAacgaggaggaggaaaaagagatcCGGCGCCTGGAGCGGCGGCTGGGGCTCCGGAAGCGCCGCAAGAAGCAGGAGGGGGACGCGGTAGAGAAGGTGCCGCAGAGCTTCCTGCGGGACGGGCTGGGCTACGTGCTGGACGCCCTGGGCTCCCGGGCAGGCCTCAGCAGGCTGTGCGAGAGCAGCGacgaggaggaggcggcggcggccccgggacGGCAGGAGAGCCAGGCGGGGCCGAAGCGGGAGGTCAGGGAGGAGCCGCAGGACGCCTCAGACCCTTCCGAGGGGGATGATGTGCAAGGACAGTGGGAAGGCGACAGCTCGTCCTCGTCCGCCGATGACGGCGGGGGGCCTGAGGACAGCGACATTCcgggcgaggaggaggaagaggaggagaaggaggaagaggaggag aGTCTTAACCACAGTGCTACGAAGTATGTTCCCCCTCAAGTAAGGAAAGCTCAGGAGACACTAGAtgacaagaaaagagaagaattGGGAAGACTGAAGAAAATGGTGAATGGTCTCATTAATAG GCTGAGTGAACCGAATTTGTCCTCCATTAGTGGACAGATGGAAGAGCTCTACATGGCCAACAGCAGAAAGGACATGAATGAAACTCTGACACATACTCTCATGAATGCTTGTGTTACTGCAGTTGCCATGCCTGCAAGACTGATGATGGAGCATGTCCTTTTGGTCAGCATTCTCCATCATAACGTAGGAATTGAG GTCGGTGCttatttcttggaagctgtggtGAAGAAATTTGATGAGCTATGTAAAAGTGATGCTGAAGGGAAAGAATGTGAAAATCTGCTTGCCTTGATTGCTCATCTGTATAACTTCCATGTGGTTCATTCCCTGCTGATCTTTGATATTCTGAAAAAGCTTGTTAGCACTTTCACTGAAAAAGAGATTGAGTTgattctgtttcttctgaaaaacGTGGGCTTTTCCTTAAGAAAAGATGATGCATTGGCTTTGAAGGAACTGATCACTGAAGCCCAGAGAAAAGCAAACGCAGCAGAGAAAAAACTCCAGGATCAGACtagg GTTCGTTTTATGCTAGAGACCATGTTGGCACTAAGGAATAATGACATGCGCAAGATTCCTGGTTATGATCCTGAACCAGTTGAGAAGCTCCGCAAATTGCAAAGAGCACTG ATTCACAGCAGTGGTTCTGGAAAAGAAACTCAGCTCCGTGTCTCCCTGGAATCTCTTCTCAGTGCTGATCGGGTTGGTCGCTGGTGGATTGTAGGGTCATCCTGGAGTGGAGTACCAATGATTGATGATACAAACATCAAGACTCAGCAAAAACTGCGTATAGGAAAG gtgagtTCAAAGATAATGGAGCTTGCTCGTAAGCAGAGAATGAACACCGATATCAGGAGaagtattttttgtgttttgatgACAAGTGAAGACTTCCTGGATGCCTTTGAAAAGCTTCTCAG GCTTGGACTGAAAGATCAGCAGGAGCGAGAAATTGTTCACGTTATCCTTTACTGCTCCTTACAGGAGAAGACATATAACCCCTTCTATGCATTTTTGGCTAACAAGTTTTGTGAATATGAAAGACGATTTCAg GTGACATTTCAGTTTAGTATTTGGGACAAAATCAGAGACTTAGAAAACCTGTCAGCCACTGCCATCTCCAACTTGGTTTCACTGTTGGCTCACTTATTAAGGACAAAATCACTGCCACTTTCAGTTCTCAAG GTAATTGAATTCGGTGAACTAGATAAACCCAAAGTTCGTTTCTTGCGACAAGTATTAAGCATGCTGTTAATCAAAACAGATGCTGAAGAACTTAGTGACATTTTTGTGAG GATGTCTGACAACCCCAAATTGGGAATGCTACGGGAAGGCTTGAAACTCTTCCTTACCCACTTCTTACTGAAAAATGTACAAGCCCGAAGAAGTGCTGAAGAAGCTAGCTTATTAAAAGAAAGAGTTGAACTAGCAACCAAGGCTTTGCAAGCAAAAGAACCCAAATTGAAGCTATAG